Proteins encoded within one genomic window of Macaca thibetana thibetana isolate TM-01 chromosome 3, ASM2454274v1, whole genome shotgun sequence:
- the SMIM30 gene encoding small integral membrane protein 30 isoform X2: protein MTSVSTQLSLVLMSLLLVLPVVEAVEAGDAIALLLGVVLSITGICACLGVYARKRNGQM from the coding sequence ATGACCTCAGTTTCAACACAGTTGTCCTTAGTCCTCATGTCACTGCTTTTGGTGCTGCCTGTTGTGGAAGCAGTAGAAGCCGGTGATGCAATCGCCCTTTTGTTAGGTGTGGTTCTCAGCATTACAGGCATTTGTGCCTGCTTGGGGGTATATGCAcgaaaaagaaatggacaaatgtgA
- the LOC126950817 gene encoding uncharacterized protein LOC126950817, with amino-acid sequence MIFLITRSKDIFLCVVLLNLPVTTDTDDHSFFEILSSLRVYIIDDPPLLEKEENVWGRLGFREAEGGGGRPGHCDFLVRCLWEEDGPEVLKGPFQPPTTNAGGGVGEIRKQPRRDKSLMLPVELDRAVNKPGQLWRQVGAPVGSTVAEAALPPPSPPPPPRPLRYWGKRCRCDRGGRGWSSRRLQRAGAAEPCLDAQSRH; translated from the exons ATGATTTTCCTCATCACCAGATCCAAGGATATCTTCTTATGTGTTGTTCTTCTAAATCTCCCAGTCACAACTGACACTGATGACCACTCCTTCTTTGAAATTCTCTCCTCCCTCAGGGTCTATATCATCGATGATCCTcctcttttg gaaaaggaagaaaatgtttgggGAAGGTTAGGGTTCCGGGAAGCGGAGGGAGGGGGCGGGCGTCCGGGGCACTGTGACTTCCTCGTGCGCTGCCTTTGGGAAGAGGATGGGCCTGAGGTCCTGAAAGGGCCTTTCCAACCCCCCACTACAAATGCAGGGGGCGGTGTGGGGGAAATTCGGAAGCAGCCACGAAGGGACAAAAGCTTAATGCTGCCAGTTGAACTGGACAGGGCAGTCAATAAACCCGGCCAGCTCTGGAGACAGGTAGGGGCTCCCGTTGgttccacagtggctgaagcaGCCCTGCCGCCGCCctcgccaccgccgccgccgcggccCCTGCGTTACTGGGGGAAACGGTGCCGCTGCGACAGGGGAGGACGCGGCTGGAGCTCAAGG
- the SMIM30 gene encoding small integral membrane protein 30 isoform X1, protein MAASWKVMYELVSDGYLGCTSVFVKQEQIWALPFQSRVTWNLLISASGAPGRENFKSDRILYIPFLWNLQPPDSNIMTSVSTQLSLVLMSLLLVLPVVEAVEAGDAIALLLGVVLSITGICACLGVYARKRNGQM, encoded by the exons ATGGCTGCTTCCTGGAAGGTAATGTACGAACTCGTCTCCGACGGATACTTAGGTTGCACCAGTGTATTTGTAAAACAGGAGCAAATTTGGGCCTTGCCGTTCCAAA GTCGTGTCACGTGGAACCTCTTAATCTCAGCATCCGGAGCTCCAGGAAGGGAAAATTTCAAGTCAGATAGAATTCTATATATACCATTTCTTTG GAACCTTCAGCCTCCAGATTCCAACATCATGACCTCAGTTTCAACACAGTTGTCCTTAGTCCTCATGTCACTGCTTTTGGTGCTGCCTGTTGTGGAAGCAGTAGAAGCCGGTGATGCAATCGCCCTTTTGTTAGGTGTGGTTCTCAGCATTACAGGCATTTGTGCCTGCTTGGGGGTATATGCAcgaaaaagaaatggacaaatgtgA